The genomic stretch GGGTGGGCCTGATGCGGTGACCACTGTCTTAATGCCACGAGAACAGACACAGGGAGGACATTGTGTTAAGACAGTCAGAGACTGGAGCGTTGGAACTGCCAGCCAAGAACACCAAATATTTGAAGCCTGCACCCGAAGCTTGGACGAGGAAAGAAGGATTCTGCAGTCTCAGAATAAGGCCTGCTCACACTGCACCTGAAGCTTGGACGAGGAAAGGAAGGAGCGTACAGTCTCAGAACAAGGCCTGCTCACACTGCACCTGAAGCTTGGACGAGGAAAGGAAGGAGTGTGCAGTCTCAGAACAAGGCCTGCTCACACTGCACCTGAAGCTTGGacgaggagaggaaggagtgtgCAGTCTCAGAACAAGGCCTGCTCACACTGCACCTGAAGCTTGGacgaggagaggaaggagtgtgCAGTCTCAGAACTCACACCGCACTTCCAGTGTTCTCCTTCAGAACCTGACACCACATTTCCTGCCGCCTAGATTTGTACCATCAGCTCTAGGAAATGAACTCGTTTTAAGATTTTGCTCAATCTTAAATAGAACAAGATAATTTATTCAACAACTGACctattttttaatgtatgaatgcattgcttgcatgtctgtgtaccacgtgcatgcctaGTTCCCTCAGAAGCCAGGaggggcatcagataccctgaacTGCAGTTACATATGGTTGAGAGGCCATGTGGGCACCAAGgactgaacctggtcctctgttGAACTACCTCCCCTGCCATAAGTAAATTTTACACAAGTTGCATGAATGTATGAACATGTGAATTGCCCCTGGAGGGCAGGCATCAGATTCCCTTGAATATGAGTTATAGATTAGTTTTGAGCCACcagatgggttctgggaactgaatgtcAGTCTTCTATAAGCAAAGAGTTGTTTGCAGCCCTTTCTTCAGCCCCAGACAGGTCTTTGTAAGTCCACCCTACTGAGCAGACTAGGGCACTGAAGGGGAGTTTTcagtttgagacagtttctcattaTGTAACCTTGTCTGGTCCTGGAATTTAGTAAGTAGATTAGGCTGACCCTGAATTCAAAATCTGCTTGCCTTGCTTCCATGGGCACACATTCAGGCCAAGCAAATGCTCACTGACAGCAATGTTTAAAGGTTTTGGCAGGGtctatttattcccagcactggctGTCTTACTGGGCTCAGATACTCCCGTctcgtgtaccaccatgctcagcgaACGTAAAATTACCACggtatgcacacctttaatcctagcactcaggaggccagctGGAATGCCTGTGAGAGCATGCTCCAAACACTGGCGAGTGACTTAATTATACTGTGGCCCTCACCTATTTACTTTAGGGCCCTCACGATCCCCACCACCCATTTAACGGCCTAGGTTTCTTCCCCTAACCTGCGAAGATTTCTCGATAAGTGTTCCATGACCTCTGAAGATAGTATTCAGTCTCCCTCCTGTCCATGACCTCTGAAGATAGTAAGTATTCAGTCTTCCTTCCTGTCCGTGACCTCTGAAGATAGTATTCAGTCTCCCTCCTGTCCGTGACCTCTGAAGATAGTATTCAGTCTCCCTCCTGTCCGTGACCTCTGAAGATAGTATTCAGTCTCCCTCCTGTCCGGATTCCACAAGGCTGTTACAAAGTCTAGCTCACATTCAAAACACATTCTGATCTCTGGAGGGAATTATTTGCATGCATTCAACCTTGTTAAGAAAGAAAGACGATCTGAAAGCACAAGCCACCAAACCCGAACAAACCCAGCAGgcatgaagaagaaaaagtattACAGAATTCCTGCTTTGTGTCATGAGAACAGGCAGTGGGTATTTGggaccttttttattttatacacatgaCAAGATTTTACACCAATAGTCAGTTAAATAGTACAAATTTACATTCATGaggaatgttaaaaaaaaaaaccaaaacaaaacaaactcaactaAAAAACCCACTTCTTCCTGTGACCCATAACCCCAACATTTTACAGtgcaggggagggggtgggggagcatcCCAAACAAGTCTCTGAAAAGAAGACTAACATTTCACATTCCCTCTCAGCACAGGGCCCGTGGTGAGAGTGTAGTTTACAGTTCATCCTTCTCTGCTGTAGagtcctgtggaaacaaaatcagaagacAGTCACAGACTAGCCACTAACCCTTACAGGAAGGCTCACATTTAAACTGttcatattattttctattttttttttttttttgtttttttttgagataaggtttctctgtagctttggagcaatgtcctggaactagctcttctagaccaggatggcctcgaattcagagatccgcctacctctgcctcccaagtgctgggattaaaggcgtgcgccaccaccgcctggctcatacTATTTTGTTTGTAGTTGTTTACTGACCAAATAATTTAAAACCCACCAATATCAATGTCTAAATCTAAATAATCAAAACCTAAAAATACCTAAtgttagccaggcatggtagcggACATCTTGAATCctacctagcacttgggaggcagtgacaCAGGATGACAGAGTGTCCTATCTCAGCGCTCCCCACTCCCCGAATGTTTCCTCACGGGGCAGCGCTCTGTGTGGGATCCATCTGATCTTGTGAATGGTTGGTAGCACATGCCCACTCTACATGGACTGACTCCAGTGCGACTAGCTATCTACCAGAAGTCTATTTGCTAGCTGCAGTCCAGCCCCACTCTCCCTCAGACCTTTGCTGTCTcctgttcttcttcctcttccgtGCCTGCGTCCACCTCTTCTTCTTCGTCTTGCTCTGTGTCTTCTGCCGTGTCATCTGCTGCGTCTTCAGGCTCTTCCTCCGGCTCTTCTTCTACCTACAGGCAACATCCATGAACCTGGTAAATGccttccatccattttcattttcctcttcagtTTAAGATTCAAATGGGAGTTTTAATAAGAACTGTAGTAAATCTTTGTTAACGGGGAAACTatcagaaaggaaaacacagggATGTTCTCCATTTCACATTACTCCAGGGGTTCAGGCATGGAGTAAGTTCTTTCTTACAGTGAAAACTAAAGCTTCTCAAACAGTACCACTTAATTAAAACTTGCGGAAGAGCCACGGACACAAACCTGTGCTTCAGGGTCAATGTTGAGACTGAGGCGAAGCATTCTTTCTATTCTGTCTCCATATGCCTTGGTGTCTGGTAGAAGATATCCTGACCGAAGTGTTGCTGTTTCAAACAAAACTACAGCAAGGTCCAAGACAGTCTTGTCATCTTCATCTTCCTGAGAGAAGGCACGTTTGATCAACGTTAGTATTCTGAGCTATACTGCAGCCCAGTTTAGACAGGCAGGAGAGGGCACACCGCCACTCACCTTAACCCGCCGCAGCATGTCTTTGATGAGCGGGTGTCTGGGATTAATTTCAAACGTTTTCTTCTGACTGGCATAGTAACTGTTCAGAGACAAAATGAACAATGGTTAAGACACCAATTTTAGGGTTCACATGCCTaatgaattctagctttaattaAAGAAACACTATTGCTTCTCCTAACAGGAGGAGTGGCCACggttaggtaaaaaaaaaaaaaaaaaatgaaataaaaggaactATTTAATGATGACTCCGAAGTAAACAAGTTCTGCTGGGATAAGAAATTGGTTTAATGTCTTCTTCATCCCCTAATACCTTAACTGAGTCATACGGTGACGGGTTCTGCTTAAGGATATGAGCCCCTAAagattcactttttaaattaaatgaattaaattaaaagtttGCAGTGTGTTCTGTACATTCTCATGTTCATTAGCATTTTCCTGGTGACTTCAATGATTTCTGCAACTCCAAGGCCAGAGGATTGATCACACATCTGTCTGGTGGGTCATGATGCAAATGTGGACACCATCCCCTccccagacagggcttctctgtgtagtcatggctGCCCTGGAgagaactcgctctgcagaccagtgctgggattaaggcatatGTCACTATCACCTGACCTATGGATGTTATTCTTAACTCAAAGGGAAAATAAGGAAGGTAAGGATGATAGATGGAGATCAGAAAAATGTACATTTGCACAAAAAAGGACAAGAGCTGGCACCACGGTAGGGACATTCCCCAGGCACTTACTTTGTAGAGATGTCCTTGCCTGTCTGGTATGCTTGTGCCTTCATAATCCTCTCCATGTTGCCAGACCATCCATACTGGCTGGCCACAAGAGCACAGGGGGACTCTGTGAGACGCTGCGATACCACGGCCTTTTCAATCTTAGGATAGAAACGTTAGACCCGAGTGAGCATCAGCAAATGCATCCACCACCCCAGATGACAGACAGGCACTCGGATCAGGAATCCTTGAGTGACACTGACttaatctgttgtttttgttttcttttcagctaCAGATTTAAACTTAAACCTGTAAAAACTTAAGGCAAAATCAGTAAAATCAGTACTCAACAATACGAAACTTCTCTAAGTTGCAAGCTCATTCCAGCCTGTACTAAATCTGACTCTAGTGCTGCTGTGCGGGGCTGGGGCCCGAACCCCGGGTCTTCGGCACAGCAGATGAAGGGGTCACTGAGCTGCACTGAGTTTCCTGTTGGTACCCGAGTACCTGAGGCTACAAGTGCCACTCTCTACAACCGCTAGTGGTCACCAAGGCAGCAGGTGCAGACAAGTTTGTGGATAACTCTTGAGTGTAGATGCAGGAGTCTGCCCTCTGCACAGTACCTTGTCCTTAAGGGCCTTGTCTTTCATCCAGTTGAGCAGAGGCTCGTATTCCTTCTCTGTTGCCTCCCGGTTCTCCTTGGTTTTCTCACTCTCATCAAACTTCACGCCTTCTTTGGCCACGTTCTGGAACCTCTTCCCATCAAACTCGGGAAGGGCCTGAATGCAGTACTCATCCACAGGCTCCGTGAGATAAATAACTTCATAGCCCTTCTTCAGAAGTCTCTCAACAAATGGGGAAGATTCAGCCTATAAAATTCAAGGAAGCGTGTTTTTAGAGTTCTGCCTTGGCATATTAGCTGCATGCGTCTCTACAGCCTTAACTACCGTGTAAAACAAGGACTTGAGGTAAGTGTCCTTCCTCTAGTGGCTGTGAAAAGCTAAACAATGAACATCTCCCCCCAAGCACTGGCCGCCCAACAGCGGCATCTCATCTCACCTCTTTCCTGCTTGACCCAGCCATGAAGTAGATTTTGTCCTGtttttccttcattctctctACGTACTGATCTAAACTAGTAATGTCAGTTGCGTGGTGAGAAGACTGGAACCTAAGAAGTTTAGCGAGCCTTGTCCGATTTGAGTGGTCTTCAATCACACCAAGCTTGATGTTGGTGCCGAATTCTTTCCAGAAGGTGTCATTGTACTTCTCATCTGCAATCTTTTTGATCATGTCCAGAGTCTTACGGACAAGCTTCTTCCTTATCACCTATAGAAAATGGCAATCTGGTTAGGAGATCCTCGCAAACCTTTGTAGAGACCAGGAGGGCAGCAACTCAGACAGCAGAACCACCGTCACTGACCGAGGGAGTTAGAATTAGTGTTTGTAATGCTCACCCCACCTAGTCTTCTCGTAACTGTGATGCTGGTGGGAAAGGGCCTTACTGAGGGTCTTCCAAGTGACCATGAGAATACCTAACTTGTCCAGAcagcaggtgtgtatgtgtgcctttcaGTTCTGTTGTATTCAGTGTTGGGGATGTGTTAGCTGTGAGCCCCAACAACCCCAAAGTGAAAGAAGTTCCTTTTGTGAGATGGAACTTCACGTTAAGGTAGATGGCCTAACACTGTTAATGACTAGCATGACCTCATGACCTCCCTGCTTTTCCCTTCAagctgctgagattacaggcggcACTGTCAGGCCTGCCGAGTCCTTCTGGATGGTCAAAGACCACCTAAGCACAGAGTCAGGTTGTTTTCCTCACAGAACATCCTTGTACTCCAACTACATGGCAAGGAACCCAGCTCCAAGTCCTCACCTTGAGTAGTTTATGCTGCTGAAGAGTCTCACGGGAAACATTGAGGGGGAGATCATCCGAATCCACCTATGGAGAGCAAGATGCCCACTGAGTAACCAAACAAAAGACCCAACCCTGCTAGACTCCCGCCACTCTATGCCCACACACTCAATCTTCAGATACTTACAACACCTTTGACGAAGTTCAGGTACTTGGGCATCATATCGTGAAAGTCATCTGTGATGAACACTCGGCGCACGTACAGCTGATGGGGACAGAGCAGAGTCACCTTTTGGACATCATGCTTTTAAATCTCAAACTTAGTCGATCACACTTAAAAGCCCACTGACCTTAATATAATCGCTCTTCTTGGATCCATATTCATCAAACAGACCACGAGGAGCAGATGTGGGCACAAATAAGATTGATTTGAAGGTGACCTCCCCTTCTGCAGTGAAGTGGATATAAGCCATGGGGTCATCACTTTCCTGTGGAAAGTCCTTTGGTTATTCACGTCATAGGAAGCAGCAGCACAAAGGCTTGCGCTGTATCACCCCCACAGCAGAGACGGCCCctcaccaaaccaaaccaaagtgtGGAGGTGGCCGCGAGAGAATGGCTAATGCTGACTCCGTAAGGGTTTTTTGGACGAGGACTGCTAAGAACACCACTACTGATGAAAGTAACATCAAAGCAGACATTACATTTCATTTCTTCAACACAGGAACTAGAAGCAATAACACTAATTCTACTTTTATATTCTTAGGAGCCAAAATAACGCGTCAGTAAAGACCCTAGAGAAACAGATTCAGTATCACACAAGACTGGTGATGTCTGACTGAAGGTCACACATCTTTCAAGGTCACAGCACAGCCATCCAGTAACTCAGGTCCTGTTTTATGTTGGAACCCAAACGCCTACCTATGTACATGGCTCTTGATGTTTCTATAACGTTTCTCAGCCATCTGGTGAGACCTGTAGATGACTCatcgcatacacacacgcacatacatacatacatatatgataaaGATAAATAGTTTAGTCCTAAGTGTTTAGAATAACTCTTGGATTCTGTACTGCTTCATTAACAAACATGTTGTGTCTTAGAATGAACTACTCTCAAGAGACTACTCCTAACCAGACGCCACTCTCCAAGGTTCATGTGAAATTTAAATAGGATTTTGATTGCAAAgtcagaaaaattaatttaaattttatgactGTTGGCCTCTATACTCTTGCAGTAGACATATGGTTGTTATAACTTTTCTTTTGCATTATCTTATTGGGAAAAATAGAGATGGAAATCTTATTTAAAGTCACATACcatatttaaattaacaaatatGCTGATAATTTTGTACAACTCATTAATAACTTGTAGATATTACCTTTGAAAATGATTTGTAGAAAGCTTTGTATTcatcttcttctacttcttttgatGGTCTCTGCCATATTGGTTTGATATCATTCATAAGCTCCCAATCCCAAACAGTTTTCTCAACCTAAAGTTAAGATATTTGGTAAGTTTCTTTTAGTACTCAATGGTTAACCTACAAGTGACCATAATTTGCTATCTCATATGGGTCCTACTAATAAGCTTTTTTAAAAGCAAGGGTCTTTTTTTATAGGTTAAGTTATGGCATTGTGACCCAGATTAGCCTCAAACCAAgaccctcttgtctcagcctttcaATTGCTGAAATCACAGGCTAAAAGCAAAGTCTCTCACTCAGTAATGAGCCAGTAATtaacaacagaaggaaaacagcCACCATCACAAAGTCAATTTCCAGCAACACTTCTACTTTCTCTGCTCCtaatcagttaagaaaatgttttgataatTGATCACAACATGCTAAAGAGGACACAGAAAACTTACAGGATCTTAAGATTCGGAACATAGAAGGCAGACTTAATACAAAAAGTCAGAAGGTTTATGCAGAGGATTTGCGACTATATATATTCCAGGATAACACATAGCACACAAAGGCCATGTTTCCCCAGCCCCACCCAGAATGAAGCttctagggctggaaagatggctgtgGTGAGCACTGACTGACTGGAGAGTGGATTCCCAGTCTCTACCTTGTCGCTCACAACCCTCTCTCTGCCcgtttcagaggatccaacaccctcttccggcctgcatgGGTACCACACACGCAGtagtgcatatatacatgcaagcaaaccacCCATacactcaaaataaaaacaaatcagttTTTACGGACGGAAGCTTCTTAAGCCTGTACTTGAGGGTAGAAGCTCTCCCCCTGCAGACCCTACCACTGAGGCTGAGAGCCAGGCTCACTTTCTTAGTCTTtggtttcttctcttcttcctcctcctctactgCAGCTTCGTCATCagactcttccttctcttcttttgctGCCTCATCTTCCTCCAGGGGCTCCTCCACAGTCTCGGTCTGTTGGTATAGAAAATACAACTATGGTTAAGCCTATTGGTTTAATCCCGACCGTCTATAGAGCAGAAAACACTGTAAGATGAAAGATCTCCACACAACATACACCCCTGTCTGTCAAGATTATGCATGACCTTTCTTCAGACTGACCTTGCTACTCCACACGTAGATGGGGAAGTTGATGAACTGAGAATACTTTCGGACGAGATTTTTAATTGTGTCCAATTCAAGGTAATCAGATGCTTCTTCCTTCAAGACAAGACTGAAAGGAGAACAGGCCATCAGATGCAGCTTGCCCAGACTGGCTAGACTCTGTTACTGCCTGCTACAGGTAGTTTTGTACAACGACACTGACAGTAAGCACCCCCTCCCCATGAGAAGGCTGTGAGCTAAACATAACATATTGGGGGACGGGAACGTCCCCTGTTCCCTCAAGTAGACAAGTGTTTTCATTAGAAAGCAAAAAATCTGATGATGttggaaattttcatttcttaaggtGAGAAACAGTTAAACATTGTTACTTTCATAGACCTAAACTGTCATTCTAGAATCAAATGATTaagtatttctaaataaaaacatgCTAGTACAGTGCTTGCTCTacaagcttgaagacctgagttcgatccctggcacCCATCAAAAGCTGGGTGCAGTGGGGTGCACTTGTCACCCAGCACAGGACCCTGGACTGACCACCCACACCAACCTAAACAAGCTCCACTGTAACCATCTCAGAGGAGAAGAAGTTCCTGATGGAGGAGACTTAGGGCTGTTTTCTGGCTCCCATCCACAAGCATGTGCACAACCACACCCCCACCcaaaacagagagaggaagagggcacACTCTTGAGCACTCAACAGACACACGAC from Chionomys nivalis chromosome 25, mChiNiv1.1, whole genome shotgun sequence encodes the following:
- the Hsp90b1 gene encoding endoplasmin; the encoded protein is MRVLWVLGLCCVLLTFGFVRADDEVDVDGTVEEDLGKSREGSRTDDEVVQREEEAIQLDGLNASQIRELREKSEKFAFQAEVNRMMKLIINSLYKNKEIFLRELISNASDALDKIRLISLTDENALAGNEELTVKIKCDKEKNLLHVTDTGVGMTREELVKNLGTIAKSGTSEFLNKMTEAQEDGQSTSELIGQFGVGFYSAFLVADKVIVTSKHNNDTQHIWESDSNEFSVIADPRGNTLGRGTTITLVLKEEASDYLELDTIKNLVRKYSQFINFPIYVWSSKTETVEEPLEEDEAAKEEKEESDDEAAVEEEEEEKKPKTKKVEKTVWDWELMNDIKPIWQRPSKEVEEDEYKAFYKSFSKESDDPMAYIHFTAEGEVTFKSILFVPTSAPRGLFDEYGSKKSDYIKLYVRRVFITDDFHDMMPKYLNFVKGVVDSDDLPLNVSRETLQQHKLLKVIRKKLVRKTLDMIKKIADEKYNDTFWKEFGTNIKLGVIEDHSNRTRLAKLLRFQSSHHATDITSLDQYVERMKEKQDKIYFMAGSSRKEAESSPFVERLLKKGYEVIYLTEPVDEYCIQALPEFDGKRFQNVAKEGVKFDESEKTKENREATEKEYEPLLNWMKDKALKDKIEKAVVSQRLTESPCALVASQYGWSGNMERIMKAQAYQTGKDISTNYYASQKKTFEINPRHPLIKDMLRRVKEDEDDKTVLDLAVVLFETATLRSGYLLPDTKAYGDRIERMLRLSLNIDPEAQVEEEPEEEPEDAADDTAEDTEQDEEEEVDAGTEEEEEQETAKDSTAEKDEL